The Rhineura floridana isolate rRhiFlo1 chromosome 17, rRhiFlo1.hap2, whole genome shotgun sequence genomic interval CAGTCGGTCTACGTGGGCGGCACCGTCAGCTTCCACTGCGATGTGAGCGGGCGGCCCCGCCCTGACATCACCTGGGAGAAGCAGAGTGACCACCAGGAAAACTTCATCATGCGGCCCGATCAGATGTACGGCAACGTGGTCGTCACCAACATCGGCCAGCTGGTTATCTACAACACTCAGCCAGAGGACGCTGGGATCTACACTTGCACGGCCAGGAACTCCGCTGGTCTCCTGCAAGCGGACTTCCCGCTCTCGGTCATCAAGAGGGAGCACTCCAGAGGGGAGCCAAGAGCGTCCAGCCCTCCTCAGCTCCCGCCCGGCGAGTGCCTGAAGGAACCTGACAAACAGGACTGTGAGGCTCCCCAAGTCCGCTGGCATTTTGACTCCAAGAAAGGCTCCTGCACCACTTTCCGTTATGGCGGCTGCAGGGGCAACCAAAACCACTTTGACACCTATGAAGAGTGCCAACTGTCCTGTATCAATAACGCCGTCAACCTGTGCACTCTTCCCATAGTGCAAGGCCCCTGTAAGACCTGGGAGCCCCGCTGGGCCTACAACCACCTGATGAAGCAGTGCCACTCCTTCATCTACAGCGGCTGCGAGGGCAACGAGAACAACTTTGACAGCAAGGAGAGTTGTGAAGAAGTCTGCCCCTTCCCCAAGACCCTGCAATGCAGAGCCTGCCGCCTGAAGAGCAAGATGGTGCTGAGCCTCTGCCGCAGCGACTTTGCCATCGTGGGGCGGCTGATGGAGATCATCGAGGACCAGGACTCTGGCATTGCTCGCTTTGTGCTGGACGACGTCCTCAAGGACGAGAAGATGGGCCTCAAGTTCTTCAACATCAAGTACCTAGAGGTGACCTTGACGGATATGGACTGGAACTGTCCATGCCCCAACATGACCACAGAGGACGGGCCCCTCATCATCATGGGGGAGGTGCAGGAAGGGATGGCGGTTCTTGACCCCAACAGCTACGTCCGGGCTGCCAATGACAAGCGGGTAAAGAAGATCTACGAGCTGCTTGAGAAGAAGACATGTGACCTTCTCAACCGGTTCCAGGACTAGCGccagctgctgcttttccttGGCAGAGGAGAGAAGGCAGACCAATGGATGCCcctaccccccaaaaaagctcGGCCCTCCTTTTCTCATGCTGTGTTGCAGCTATGTAGGACTGGGTTGGAGACTGGCAGAGCAAACCTGGAGCTCCTACGCACCCACAAGCCTCAAAGTGGGTGTAGACCGGACGGGGCAAATCCTTTCTCCAGTCCGCCTCCGTATCTcgatttaaaatgttttcaggtATTATCACTATCCTGTTTCAACGGGCTCCATTACGCCTGTAACTACCTGTTTTTGCGTGTGTGAAAGAGCTGTAATTGATCTGCGCTGGTGACATCCCTCCACCCAAACCCGACCCAGCCTAagtgaaattaataataataaatcctgtGTTTCTTCTCCAGCGCAGGTTATCTGCTCCTAGCATCCCTGGTTTAAAAGATCTTGAGGACAAGCCTCCCATCAAATAATGgcaaaggagaggggggaaacaggCTTACTGTGATAGTGGGTGGAGGTGCACGGTTTGCAAAACACACGTATCCATCTAAGAAAGAAAGGGTATTTGCTAGGGACACGTACATGATATATAAATTAGTAATAATGAGGGAAAAGCAAAAAATGGAACCTCTCCGTTGTGGCTGGATGAAGAAATTGCCTCCTCTTTGGAATTCATTGGAAGTGTTGATGTGGCTATTTGTACTTCTTCCCTCCCCCAATGCTATGAATTCACGTTTTGGGTTGTTCCTAAGGCAGAAACTGGGAaattgttgccctccagatgttgctggactc includes:
- the WFIKKN1 gene encoding WAP, Kazal, immunoglobulin, Kunitz and NTR domain-containing protein 1 isoform X2, which encodes MLVWWPKKAEWTLKHQGEKIKCGVWLGGSKSGRLSPAGAGRGGSQAREAQWLAGAWCSWMPFWTFRGKGSKREGGPRRLGGPRAEQQQEPPPPARRPDPMLPSLLLSLLSLLAEGASLQPIRMSHLGVCPNQLNPNLWVDAQSTCERECHADQDCEGFEKCCTNVCGLRSCVAARYADGSLSSLELVQEATCESFVCTQQGSDCDIWDGQPVCKCKDRCEKEPNFTCASDGLTYYNKCYMDAEACIRGISLAVVPCKYIFTWPNTSPVPLETTAHPTPGAAAELPVPPALYNNPFHQSVYVGGTVSFHCDVSGRPRPDITWEKQSDHQENFIMRPDQMYGNVVVTNIGQLVIYNTQPEDAGIYTCTARNSAGLLQADFPLSVIKREHSRGEPRASSPPQLPPGECLKEPDKQDCEAPQVRWHFDSKKGSCTTFRYGGCRGNQNHFDTYEECQLSCINNAVNLCTLPIVQGPCKTWEPRWAYNHLMKQCHSFIYSGCEGNENNFDSKESCEEVCPFPKTLQCRACRLKSKMVLSLCRSDFAIVGRLMEIIEDQDSGIARFVLDDVLKDEKMGLKFFNIKYLEVTLTDMDWNCPCPNMTTEDGPLIIMGEVQEGMAVLDPNSYVRAANDKRVKKIYELLEKKTCDLLNRFQD
- the WFIKKN1 gene encoding WAP, Kazal, immunoglobulin, Kunitz and NTR domain-containing protein 1 isoform X1, whose translation is MEQHPCCGRKVPLVLGFSWSEVADTEAVSESVLGDKVLGTIAIKRQPRSRSPPAYVKGTYHGKSGRLSPAGAGRGGSQAREAQWLAGAWCSWMPFWTFRGKGSKREGGPRRLGGPRAEQQQEPPPPARRPDPMLPSLLLSLLSLLAEGASLQPIRMSHLGVCPNQLNPNLWVDAQSTCERECHADQDCEGFEKCCTNVCGLRSCVAARYADGSLSSLELVQEATCESFVCTQQGSDCDIWDGQPVCKCKDRCEKEPNFTCASDGLTYYNKCYMDAEACIRGISLAVVPCKYIFTWPNTSPVPLETTAHPTPGAAAELPVPPALYNNPFHQSVYVGGTVSFHCDVSGRPRPDITWEKQSDHQENFIMRPDQMYGNVVVTNIGQLVIYNTQPEDAGIYTCTARNSAGLLQADFPLSVIKREHSRGEPRASSPPQLPPGECLKEPDKQDCEAPQVRWHFDSKKGSCTTFRYGGCRGNQNHFDTYEECQLSCINNAVNLCTLPIVQGPCKTWEPRWAYNHLMKQCHSFIYSGCEGNENNFDSKESCEEVCPFPKTLQCRACRLKSKMVLSLCRSDFAIVGRLMEIIEDQDSGIARFVLDDVLKDEKMGLKFFNIKYLEVTLTDMDWNCPCPNMTTEDGPLIIMGEVQEGMAVLDPNSYVRAANDKRVKKIYELLEKKTCDLLNRFQD